A stretch of the Oncorhynchus clarkii lewisi isolate Uvic-CL-2024 chromosome 9, UVic_Ocla_1.0, whole genome shotgun sequence genome encodes the following:
- the LOC139416811 gene encoding cAMP-dependent protein kinase inhibitor gamma-like isoform X1: MDVETTTPYSDFINCDRTGRRNAVPDIQGQGAAASTSELTKDMEGLDLKVAEGDSGASPAPEGEGLTSQEAQGGEGPS; the protein is encoded by the exons ATGGATGTGGAGACAACAACACCGTACTCTGACTTCATCAACTGTGATCGTACAGGCCGCAGGAACGCAGTACCTGACATACAGGGACAGGGGGCAGCAGCCAGCACCAGTGAATTAACCAAAGACATGGAAGGGCTGGACCTGAAGGTGgcgg AAGGAGACTCTGGTGCATCACCAGCCCCTGAGGGTGAAGGGTTGACCAGCCAAGAGGCCCAGGGAGGCGAGGGCCCATCCTAA
- the LOC139416811 gene encoding cAMP-dependent protein kinase inhibitor gamma-like isoform X2: protein MDVETTTPYSDFINCDRTGRRNAVPDIQGQGAAASTSELTKDMEGLDLKVAGDSGASPAPEGEGLTSQEAQGGEGPS, encoded by the exons ATGGATGTGGAGACAACAACACCGTACTCTGACTTCATCAACTGTGATCGTACAGGCCGCAGGAACGCAGTACCTGACATACAGGGACAGGGGGCAGCAGCCAGCACCAGTGAATTAACCAAAGACATGGAAGGGCTGGACCTGAAGGTGgcgg GAGACTCTGGTGCATCACCAGCCCCTGAGGGTGAAGGGTTGACCAGCCAAGAGGCCCAGGGAGGCGAGGGCCCATCCTAA